One Deinococcus reticulitermitis genomic region harbors:
- a CDS encoding acyl-CoA dehydrogenase, with protein MTSTLTPTQEGMSFALSAEQRMIVQHVRDFCRAEIAPRAAEYDRSGEYPREQLRGLAELGLLGATVPEEWGGAGLDSVTYALCLEEIAAADSSVAVIVSVQNGLPEQMILKYGTDEQRGKYLRPLAEGRHIGAFCLTEAHAGSDAASLRMRAERDGDGWILNGSKAWITSGGVADTFLVMARTGGPGARGVSCFIVGKGTPGLSAGKPEEKMGQHAAQTTTVTFEDVRVPHANLVGEEGQGLVIALSSLDSGRVGIGMLALGIARSALEHAARYANEREQFGKKIREFEGVSFKIARMAAKIEAARLVALKAAWLKDQGQPFSKEASVAKLLGSEAAVEVTRDAVQIFGGNGYSREYPVERLYRDAKITEIYEGTSEIQQLVISRAVFAELGG; from the coding sequence ATGACGAGCACCCTGACGCCCACGCAAGAAGGCATGAGCTTCGCCCTCAGCGCCGAGCAGCGGATGATCGTGCAGCACGTGCGCGACTTCTGCCGGGCGGAGATCGCGCCCAGGGCCGCCGAGTACGACCGCAGCGGCGAGTATCCGCGTGAGCAGCTGCGCGGGCTCGCCGAACTCGGGCTGCTCGGGGCGACGGTGCCCGAGGAGTGGGGCGGGGCGGGGCTCGACTCGGTGACCTACGCGCTGTGCCTCGAAGAGATCGCGGCGGCAGATTCGAGCGTCGCCGTGATCGTGAGCGTGCAAAACGGCCTGCCCGAGCAGATGATCCTGAAGTATGGCACCGACGAGCAGCGGGGGAAGTACCTGCGCCCCCTCGCCGAGGGCCGCCACATCGGGGCGTTTTGCCTCACCGAAGCGCACGCGGGCAGCGACGCCGCCAGCCTGCGGATGCGGGCCGAGCGGGACGGCGACGGCTGGATTCTGAACGGCTCGAAAGCCTGGATCACGAGCGGCGGCGTGGCCGACACCTTCCTCGTGATGGCGCGCACGGGCGGCCCCGGCGCGCGCGGCGTGAGCTGCTTCATCGTCGGGAAGGGCACCCCCGGCCTGAGCGCCGGCAAGCCCGAGGAGAAGATGGGCCAGCACGCCGCCCAGACGACCACCGTCACCTTCGAGGACGTGCGCGTGCCGCACGCGAACCTCGTCGGGGAAGAGGGGCAGGGCCTCGTGATCGCGCTCTCCAGCCTCGACTCGGGCCGGGTGGGGATCGGGATGCTGGCCCTGGGCATCGCGCGCTCGGCGCTCGAACACGCCGCCCGCTACGCGAATGAACGCGAGCAGTTCGGCAAGAAGATCCGCGAATTTGAAGGCGTGTCGTTCAAGATCGCCCGCATGGCGGCCAAGATCGAGGCCGCGCGGCTCGTAGCGCTCAAGGCCGCCTGGCTCAAGGACCAGGGCCAGCCGTTTTCCAAGGAAGCGAGCGTCGCCAAGCTGCTCGGCTCGGAGGCGGCGGTGGAGGTCACCCGCGACGCCGTGCAGATTTTCGGCGGCAACGGCTATAGCCGCGAGTACCCGGTAGAAAGGCTCTACCGTGACGCCAAGATCACCGAGATCTACGAGGGAACGAGCGAGATTCAGCAGCTCGTGATCAGCCGGGCGGTGTTCGCCGAGCTGGGGGGCTGA
- a CDS encoding formate--tetrahydrofolate ligase, producing MTTTQPRPLPSDPFPSDLEIAQNTPLWPIERVAARAGIGEEFLEHYGRTVAKVDLRAIEALAGRPAAKYVLITAITPTPLGEGKTTTAVGLAQGLEKLGQRTVLALRQPSLGPVFGVKGGAAGGGYAQVLPMEKLNLHLTGDFHAVTAAHNLLAAMIDNHLHQGNALGLDPHRVSWRRVIDMNDRALRNVIVGLGGTEDGVPRQTGFDITAASEVMVILSLAVSLADLRARLGRIVVGYTAAGEPVTAEALGAAGAMAVLLKDALKPNLLQTTEHSPALIHAGPFGNIATGNSSVIADRLGARCADYLLTEAGFGADMGGERFFNVKCRVSGLRPAAAVLVVTVRALKAHSGRYKIVPGRPLPAELLAEHPDDVRAGGDNLRKHIEIVRGFGVSPVVAINAFPSDHPSEHAVIREIAEAAGARVAVSTHVAQGGAGAEALAREVMAACGEETDFRYTYDLADSIGTKLEKVARQVYGAGGIELSAAAKKQLRLFEKLGYGAFPVVIAKTHLSVSADPKLRGAPTGWTLPVRELRAAVGAGYVYAICGDMRTMPGLGARPSAEGIDLDERGEVVGLF from the coding sequence ATGACCACAACTCAGCCGCGGCCTCTCCCGAGCGACCCGTTTCCGAGTGACCTGGAAATCGCCCAGAACACGCCGCTGTGGCCGATCGAGCGGGTGGCCGCGCGGGCGGGGATCGGAGAGGAGTTTCTGGAGCACTACGGGCGCACCGTCGCCAAGGTGGACCTGCGGGCGATTGAGGCCCTCGCCGGGCGCCCGGCGGCCAAATACGTGCTGATCACGGCAATCACGCCGACGCCGCTCGGGGAGGGCAAGACGACGACGGCGGTGGGGCTCGCGCAGGGCCTGGAGAAGCTCGGGCAGAGGACGGTGCTCGCGCTGCGCCAGCCGAGCCTGGGGCCGGTCTTCGGGGTCAAGGGGGGCGCGGCGGGCGGCGGCTACGCCCAGGTGCTGCCGATGGAGAAGCTCAACCTTCACCTGACCGGCGACTTCCACGCGGTGACGGCGGCGCACAACCTGCTCGCGGCCATGATCGACAACCACCTGCACCAGGGCAACGCGCTCGGCCTCGACCCGCACCGCGTCTCGTGGCGGCGGGTGATCGACATGAACGACCGCGCGCTCAGAAACGTGATCGTGGGTTTGGGGGGCACCGAGGACGGCGTGCCGCGCCAGACCGGCTTCGACATCACGGCGGCGAGCGAGGTGATGGTAATTCTCTCGCTCGCCGTTTCGCTCGCGGACCTGCGCGCGCGGCTCGGGCGCATCGTGGTGGGCTACACGGCGGCTGGAGAACCCGTCACCGCCGAGGCGCTCGGAGCGGCGGGGGCGATGGCGGTTCTCCTCAAGGACGCGCTGAAGCCCAACCTGCTCCAGACGACCGAGCACTCGCCCGCGCTGATCCACGCCGGGCCGTTCGGCAACATCGCGACCGGCAACTCCTCGGTGATCGCCGACCGGCTCGGCGCGCGCTGCGCCGACTACCTGCTCACCGAGGCGGGCTTCGGCGCCGACATGGGGGGCGAGCGGTTCTTCAACGTCAAATGCCGCGTCTCGGGCCTGCGCCCCGCCGCCGCCGTGCTCGTGGTCACCGTACGCGCCTTGAAAGCCCACTCCGGGCGCTATAAGATCGTGCCGGGGCGTCCTCTCCCTGCCGAACTCCTCGCCGAGCACCCGGACGACGTGCGCGCCGGGGGCGACAACCTGCGCAAACACATCGAGATCGTGCGCGGTTTTGGCGTCTCGCCCGTCGTCGCGATCAACGCTTTCCCGAGTGACCACCCGAGTGAGCACGCCGTGATCCGCGAGATCGCCGAGGCGGCGGGCGCGCGGGTGGCCGTCTCCACCCACGTCGCGCAGGGCGGCGCCGGCGCCGAGGCCCTCGCCCGCGAGGTGATGGCGGCCTGTGGGGAGGAGACCGACTTCCGCTACACCTACGACCTCGCAGATTCCATCGGGACCAAACTGGAAAAAGTCGCGCGGCAGGTCTACGGCGCGGGCGGCATCGAGCTGAGCGCCGCCGCAAAAAAACAGCTGAGGCTTTTTGAAAAGCTCGGCTACGGCGCCTTTCCGGTCGTCATCGCCAAGACGCACCTGAGCGTGTCTGCCGATCCCAAACTGCGCGGCGCACCCACCGGCTGGACCCTGCCCGTGCGCGAACTGCGCGCGGCGGTCGGCGCCGGTTACGTCTACGCGATCTGCGGCGACATGCGCACCATGCCGGGCCTGGGCGCGCGCCCGAGCGCGGAGGGCATCGATCTCGACGAGCGCGGCGAGGTGGTGGGGCTGTTCTGA
- a CDS encoding ABC transporter permease: MSMHPEWLKFRRSPAALGLAAGSLALPLLLWAFNQYGPEGTSAQANVGSWLLAPYALVALLAPYLLTLDDQLGTLKWIQTTPTRALSLVLGKWGVVLGLALLSVPLSAALGLMTGVTVQSAVAGLAGVLTSLLVITAVSLLTRSFPAVLIVGVVWMQLAPRLLTVLPEGARPGVWAALPGLGLSQYSEGPLAARLLGVSVTVLLIAALLRRRSPAW; encoded by the coding sequence ATGTCGATGCATCCCGAATGGCTTAAGTTCCGCCGCTCGCCGGCCGCTCTGGGGCTGGCTGCGGGCTCGCTCGCCCTGCCGCTGCTGCTGTGGGCCTTCAACCAGTACGGCCCCGAAGGCACCTCGGCCCAGGCGAACGTGGGCTCGTGGCTGCTCGCGCCCTACGCCCTTGTGGCGCTGCTGGCCCCTTACCTGCTCACGCTCGACGACCAACTCGGCACCCTGAAGTGGATTCAGACCACGCCGACCCGCGCCCTGAGCCTGGTGTTGGGCAAGTGGGGCGTGGTGCTGGGGCTGGCCCTGCTGAGCGTGCCGCTCTCGGCGGCGCTCGGACTGATGACGGGCGTCACCGTTCAGAGTGCGGTGGCTGGCCTGGCGGGGGTGCTGACAAGCCTGCTGGTGATCACGGCGGTAAGCCTGCTGACGCGCTCGTTTCCGGCGGTGCTGATCGTGGGGGTGGTGTGGATGCAGCTCGCGCCGCGCCTGCTGACGGTGCTGCCGGAAGGCGCACGGCCTGGGGTGTGGGCTGCGCTGCCGGGGCTGGGCCTGAGCCAGTACAGCGAAGGGCCGCTGGCCGCGCGCCTGCTGGGCGTGTCCGTGACCGTGCTGCTGATCGCCGCGCTGTTGCGCCGCCGGAGCCCGGCATGGTGA
- a CDS encoding ABC transporter ATP-binding protein: protein MGNALELHDLKKAYRGQGVLRGATLSIPEGRLALYLGANGAGKTTTMRLVAGLERADAGSVTLLGGPPRPELRHQLALTLEEPRFYPWLSGLDNLRVVAGYRQIRGADRWARESLRRVGLDAAAHRPFRSYSLGMRQRLYLASSLVPELRLLLLDEPTNGLDVEGREAIWDTLTELRDGGVSLLVSTHQILDAERYAEHLAVLHDGRISFCGPYAELAAQRRLMVETPNPEAAQAALAQHGLRAEPGRQRGQLLAVDLAGRPAQQVLGLLSSAGVPVGTSRPEDLEELYWRLKNVDASRMA from the coding sequence ATGGGTAACGCCCTCGAACTCCACGACCTGAAGAAAGCCTACCGGGGGCAAGGCGTCCTCAGGGGCGCGACCCTGAGCATCCCCGAAGGCCGCCTCGCCCTCTATCTGGGCGCCAACGGAGCCGGCAAGACCACGACCATGCGCCTCGTCGCCGGCCTGGAACGTGCAGACGCGGGAAGTGTCACCCTCCTCGGTGGCCCACCCCGCCCGGAACTGCGCCATCAGCTCGCCCTGACCCTTGAGGAACCGCGCTTCTACCCCTGGCTCAGCGGCCTGGACAACTTGCGGGTGGTCGCCGGCTACCGCCAGATCAGAGGCGCCGACCGCTGGGCACGCGAGAGTCTGCGCCGGGTGGGGCTGGACGCGGCGGCGCACCGTCCCTTCCGCTCGTACTCACTGGGCATGCGTCAGCGGCTGTATCTGGCCAGCAGCCTGGTACCCGAGTTGCGCCTGTTGCTGCTCGACGAGCCGACCAATGGGCTCGATGTTGAGGGACGTGAGGCGATCTGGGACACCCTGACCGAGCTGCGTGACGGGGGCGTGAGCCTGCTCGTCTCGACGCACCAGATTCTTGACGCCGAGCGCTACGCCGAGCACCTCGCTGTGCTGCACGACGGACGCATCAGCTTCTGTGGGCCTTACGCGGAGCTGGCGGCCCAGCGCCGACTGATGGTGGAAACCCCGAACCCCGAGGCCGCGCAGGCGGCGCTCGCCCAGCACGGCCTGCGCGCCGAGCCGGGCCGGCAGCGCGGGCAACTCTTGGCGGTGGACCTCGCCGGGCGCCCCGCGCAACAGGTGCTCGGCCTGCTGAGCAGCGCTGGCGTACCGGTGGGCACGAGTCGCCCCGAAGACCTCGAAGAACTGTACTGGAGGCTGAAAAATGTCGATGCATCCCGAATGGCTTAA
- the ilvD gene encoding dihydroxy-acid dehydratase → MTTTRRKLNWNSHVVTQGDERAPNRAMLRAVGFGDGDFEKPIIGVAHAQSTITPCNNGLGELAGHIEGAIREGGGMPQLYGTITVSDGISMGTEGMKCSLVSREVIADSVETASRGQSHDGVIVVGGCDKNMPGAMIGIARLNVPAIFVYGGTIKPGHYQGQDLTIVSVFEAVGAFGAGKISREDFTEIEKRACPGNGSCGGMYTANTMSSAFEAMGMSLPYSSTMSAVDAEKAVSSAESARALLRLIEKDIRPLDILTKEAFENAITVIMAVGGSTNAVLHLMAIAHACDVDLTLEDFERIRERTPVFCDLKPSGKYVATDLHEVGGIPRVMKMLLKAGLLHGDCLTVTGRTVAENLAQEPDAPDAGQDVIRPFGEPIYTQGHLAILRGNLAPEGSVAKISGLKHIKITGPARVFDSEEECMAAIMGDQIRAGDVLVIRYEGPKGGPGMREMLSPTSAIIGKGLGDSVGLITDGRFSGGTFGLVVGHVAPEAYVGGPIALVQEGDTIELNAETLSLTLHVEEAELERRRAAWVQPEPRYKRGVLAKYAKLVSSAAVGAYTD, encoded by the coding sequence ATGACCACCACGAGGCGGAAGCTCAACTGGAACAGCCACGTCGTCACGCAGGGCGACGAGCGTGCCCCCAACCGCGCGATGCTGCGCGCCGTGGGCTTCGGGGACGGCGATTTCGAGAAGCCCATCATCGGGGTGGCGCACGCCCAGAGCACCATCACGCCGTGCAACAACGGGCTGGGCGAGCTGGCGGGGCACATCGAGGGAGCCATCCGCGAGGGCGGCGGGATGCCGCAGCTCTACGGCACCATCACGGTGTCCGACGGCATCTCGATGGGGACCGAGGGGATGAAATGCTCGCTCGTCAGCCGTGAGGTCATCGCGGACTCCGTCGAGACGGCCAGCCGGGGGCAGTCGCACGACGGCGTGATCGTGGTGGGCGGCTGCGACAAGAACATGCCGGGCGCCATGATCGGCATCGCGCGGCTGAACGTGCCGGCCATCTTCGTGTACGGGGGGACCATCAAGCCCGGCCACTACCAGGGCCAGGACCTGACCATCGTGTCGGTCTTTGAGGCCGTTGGGGCCTTCGGGGCCGGGAAAATCAGCCGCGAGGACTTCACCGAAATCGAGAAGCGCGCCTGCCCCGGCAACGGCTCGTGCGGGGGCATGTACACCGCGAACACCATGTCCTCCGCCTTCGAGGCGATGGGCATGAGCCTGCCGTATTCCTCCACCATGAGCGCCGTGGACGCGGAAAAGGCCGTCTCCAGCGCGGAATCGGCGCGCGCGCTGCTGAGGCTGATTGAGAAGGACATCCGCCCGCTCGACATCCTGACGAAGGAGGCCTTCGAGAACGCGATTACGGTCATCATGGCGGTCGGCGGCTCCACAAACGCGGTGCTGCACCTGATGGCGATTGCCCACGCCTGCGACGTGGACCTGACCCTGGAGGACTTCGAGCGCATCCGCGAACGCACGCCGGTCTTCTGCGACCTGAAGCCCAGCGGCAAATACGTGGCGACCGACCTGCACGAGGTGGGCGGCATTCCGCGGGTGATGAAGATGCTGCTTAAAGCCGGTCTGCTGCACGGCGACTGCCTGACGGTGACGGGCCGGACGGTGGCCGAGAACCTCGCGCAGGAGCCGGACGCGCCGGACGCCGGCCAGGACGTCATCCGGCCTTTTGGGGAGCCCATCTACACCCAGGGCCACCTCGCCATCCTGCGCGGCAACCTCGCCCCCGAGGGCAGCGTGGCGAAAATCAGCGGGCTGAAGCACATCAAAATCACCGGCCCCGCGCGCGTGTTCGACTCGGAAGAAGAGTGCATGGCCGCGATCATGGGCGACCAGATTCGGGCCGGCGACGTGCTCGTCATCCGCTACGAAGGGCCGAAAGGTGGCCCCGGCATGCGGGAAATGCTCTCGCCCACCTCGGCCATCATCGGCAAGGGCCTGGGCGACAGCGTGGGCCTGATTACCGACGGGCGCTTCTCGGGCGGCACCTTCGGGCTGGTCGTCGGGCACGTCGCCCCGGAAGCCTACGTGGGCGGCCCGATTGCGCTGGTGCAGGAGGGAGACACCATCGAGCTGAACGCCGAAACCCTCAGCCTGACGCTGCACGTCGAAGAGGCCGAGCTGGAGCGCCGCCGCGCCGCGTGGGTTCAGCCCGAGCCGCGCTACAAACGCGGCGTGCTGGCCAAATACGCCAAGCTGGTGAGCAGCGCGGCGGTGGGGGCGTATACGGATTGA
- a CDS encoding phosphoenolpyruvate carboxylase encodes MTLNNDVNRLGRILGQVLKEQHGEDFFNLVEHTRALVRRVRAGEDRGELEAMLAGLSEQSASDLARAFTWYFQLVNIAEEYERVRVLQGRSGLRAQSLAQALTDLKAQGLSAGDVEALLARVELELTFTAHPTEMRRRTVRSHLESIAGEIGVLERESAQERVAAHVEALWGTPELRRLKPTVLDEVKGGLHYLPSIAEALPRLQRDLTVAFREVYGTESDARLPLRFSSWMGGDRDGNPFVTPQATREALSLHRERARELLLVAIKEAYTSVSQEQDGDPYADVPDHGEGTYRGELRALFAAVRDGERVELLPRLETLHARLIADGQERTATHLLTPLLVQARVFGQHLVSLDLREHSGQTGAAVAELLRAAGAEADYLALPEHAKQELLIRELRSRRPLWPAGEALTETLEAAIGPIREVSAAAREVGPRAFGHYVISMTESVSDVLEPLLLAREVGFRVLPVPLFETLADLERAPQVVWELLSLPEYRAVLGGDVQEIMLGYSDSNKDAGFLAANWALHEAQRRISEVCRRAGVPWRFFHGRGTSIGRGGGPASRAILGQPAGTIDSGVRITEQGEALADKYSHPVLARRNLEQALYGLLLAAARPAGDLPAEWVGAMNRAAAASARAYRGLVEDEAFLPLFERVTPIHEISRLNIASRPVRRSGAPSLNNLRAIPWVMSWTQNRVNLPGWYGLEPGLREIGLETAQRMYAEWPFFRSVLDNAQMSLAKSDPLVFAEYLSLLGEHEGGARLAEHLQEAFARTVEAVEDVVGGELLSGEPRLLDSIRLRNPYIDPIHRIQVELLKRARSREGGLDEFERPLLLTLQGVAAGVRNTG; translated from the coding sequence GTGACACTGAATAACGACGTCAACCGCCTGGGCCGCATTCTGGGTCAGGTGCTGAAAGAACAGCACGGCGAGGACTTTTTCAACCTCGTCGAGCACACCCGCGCCCTGGTGCGCCGGGTCCGGGCGGGCGAAGACCGGGGTGAACTCGAGGCGATGCTCGCCGGGCTCTCGGAGCAAAGCGCGTCGGACCTCGCGCGCGCCTTTACCTGGTACTTCCAGCTCGTCAACATCGCCGAGGAGTACGAGCGGGTGCGCGTGCTTCAGGGACGCAGCGGGCTGCGGGCGCAGAGCCTCGCGCAGGCGCTGACCGATCTCAAGGCGCAGGGGCTGAGCGCGGGGGACGTGGAAGCCCTCCTCGCGCGGGTCGAACTCGAACTCACCTTCACCGCGCACCCCACCGAGATGCGGCGGCGCACGGTGCGCTCGCACCTGGAGAGCATCGCGGGTGAAATCGGGGTGCTGGAGCGCGAGTCGGCCCAGGAACGCGTCGCCGCGCACGTCGAGGCGCTGTGGGGCACGCCGGAGCTCAGGCGGCTCAAGCCCACCGTGCTCGACGAGGTCAAGGGCGGGCTGCACTATCTCCCCAGCATCGCCGAGGCCCTGCCCAGATTGCAGCGCGACCTCACCGTGGCCTTCCGTGAGGTTTACGGCACCGAATCGGACGCCCGCCTTCCGCTGCGCTTCTCGTCCTGGATGGGGGGTGACCGCGACGGCAACCCCTTCGTGACGCCGCAGGCCACCCGCGAGGCGCTCTCACTCCACCGCGAGCGGGCGCGCGAACTGCTCCTCGTCGCGATCAAAGAGGCCTACACCAGCGTCAGCCAGGAGCAGGACGGCGATCCCTACGCCGACGTGCCCGACCACGGCGAAGGCACCTACCGCGGCGAGCTGCGCGCCCTGTTCGCCGCGGTGCGGGACGGGGAGAGGGTGGAACTGTTGCCCCGCCTCGAAACCCTCCATGCCCGCCTGATCGCCGACGGTCAGGAGCGCACCGCCACCCACCTGCTGACGCCGCTGCTCGTGCAGGCGCGGGTCTTCGGACAGCATCTCGTGAGCCTGGACCTGCGCGAGCACTCCGGGCAGACCGGCGCGGCGGTGGCCGAGCTGCTGCGGGCCGCCGGCGCCGAGGCCGACTACCTCGCCCTGCCCGAGCACGCCAAGCAGGAACTGCTGATCCGCGAACTGCGCTCGCGCCGCCCGCTGTGGCCGGCGGGAGAGGCGCTCACCGAGACGCTGGAAGCCGCCATCGGCCCGATTCGCGAGGTGAGCGCGGCGGCGCGCGAGGTGGGGCCGCGCGCCTTCGGGCACTACGTGATCTCCATGACCGAGAGCGTGTCGGACGTGCTCGAACCGCTGCTGCTCGCGCGGGAGGTCGGCTTCCGGGTGCTGCCGGTGCCCTTGTTCGAGACCCTGGCGGACCTGGAGCGCGCGCCGCAGGTCGTCTGGGAGCTGCTCTCGCTGCCCGAATACCGCGCGGTGCTGGGCGGCGACGTGCAGGAGATCATGCTCGGTTACTCCGACTCGAACAAGGACGCGGGCTTTCTCGCCGCGAACTGGGCTCTCCACGAGGCGCAGCGCCGCATCTCCGAGGTCTGCCGCCGGGCGGGGGTGCCCTGGCGCTTTTTCCACGGGCGCGGCACCTCCATCGGGCGCGGGGGCGGGCCGGCGAGCCGCGCGATTCTGGGGCAGCCGGCGGGCACCATCGACTCGGGGGTGCGCATCACCGAGCAGGGCGAGGCCCTGGCCGACAAGTACAGCCACCCGGTGCTCGCGCGGCGCAACCTGGAGCAGGCGCTCTACGGTCTGCTGCTCGCCGCTGCCCGGCCTGCGGGTGATCTCCCCGCCGAGTGGGTGGGGGCGATGAACCGCGCCGCCGCCGCGAGCGCGCGGGCGTACCGGGGCCTCGTGGAAGATGAGGCGTTCTTGCCCCTCTTTGAGCGCGTCACACCCATCCACGAGATTTCGCGCCTCAACATCGCCTCGCGGCCCGTGCGCCGGTCCGGGGCACCTTCGCTGAACAACCTGCGCGCGATTCCCTGGGTGATGAGCTGGACCCAGAACCGCGTGAACCTCCCCGGCTGGTACGGCCTGGAGCCCGGCCTGCGCGAGATCGGGCTGGAGACGGCGCAGCGCATGTACGCCGAGTGGCCTTTTTTCCGCTCGGTGCTTGACAACGCGCAGATGAGCCTCGCCAAGAGCGATCCCCTGGTGTTTGCCGAGTACCTCAGCCTGCTGGGTGAACATGAGGGAGGAGCGCGCCTCGCCGAGCACCTGCAAGAGGCGTTCGCCCGTACGGTGGAGGCCGTCGAGGACGTGGTGGGCGGGGAACTGCTCTCGGGCGAGCCCCGGCTGCTCGACTCGATCCGGCTGCGCAACCCCTACATCGATCCGATTCACCGCATTCAGGTCGAACTTCTCAAGCGCGCGCGCAGCCGCGAGGGCGGCCTCGACGAGTTCGAGCGCCCGCTGCTGCTCACCTTGCAGGGCGTGGCGGCGGGGGTGCGGAATACGGGTTGA
- a CDS encoding TIGR00282 family metallophosphoesterase codes for MRVLFIGDVFGQPGRRVLGQHLPTVRSGYDFVIVNMENSAGGFGMHRDAAKAAMMAGADCLTLGNHAWHHRDIYSMMGEDTFPIVRPLNYSDPGCPGVGWRTFDVAVRGGGTERLTVVNLLGRVFMDQVSNPFRAVDELLERSDLGAVFVDFHAEATSEKMALGWHLAGRVAAVIGTHTHVPTADTRVLPGGTAYQTDAGFTGPRDSVIGADVTGPVERFLTERPHRYGVAGGRAELNAVAVEIAQGRAVTAERYCYVEEEEERRL; via the coding sequence ATGCGCGTGCTTTTTATCGGCGACGTGTTCGGGCAACCCGGAAGGCGGGTGCTCGGGCAACACTTGCCGACCGTCCGTTCCGGGTACGACTTCGTGATCGTGAACATGGAGAACTCGGCGGGCGGCTTCGGCATGCACCGCGACGCGGCCAAGGCGGCCATGATGGCGGGGGCCGACTGCCTGACGCTCGGCAACCACGCCTGGCACCACCGGGACATCTACTCGATGATGGGTGAGGACACCTTTCCTATCGTCCGGCCTCTGAACTACTCGGACCCCGGCTGCCCCGGCGTCGGCTGGCGCACCTTCGATGTGGCGGTTCGTGGTGGGGGCACCGAACGCCTGACCGTGGTCAACCTGCTCGGGCGGGTCTTCATGGATCAGGTGAGCAACCCTTTTCGCGCCGTGGATGAACTGCTCGAGCGGAGCGACCTCGGCGCCGTCTTCGTCGATTTCCACGCCGAGGCGACCTCCGAGAAGATGGCGCTCGGCTGGCACCTCGCCGGGCGGGTGGCCGCCGTGATCGGCACGCACACCCACGTGCCCACCGCCGATACCCGCGTGCTGCCGGGCGGGACCGCCTATCAGACCGACGCGGGATTTACCGGCCCGCGCGACTCGGTGATCGGAGCGGACGTGACCGGCCCGGTCGAGCGTTTCTTGACCGAGCGCCCGCACCGCTACGGCGTGGCCGGGGGAAGAGCGGAACTCAACGCGGTCGCCGTTGAGATCGCCCAGGGCCGCGCGGTGACGGCCGAGCGCTACTGCTATGTGGAAGAGGAAGAGGAGAGACGGCTGTGA